In Actinomycetota bacterium, a genomic segment contains:
- a CDS encoding resolvase, with translation MSVKVVGYIRVSTSEQADSGLGLEAQRAAITDEAKRRGWQLLDIYEDAGASAKTTARRPALATALDAVEKGEAEALVVAKLDRLSRSMTDFTRLMERSWKKGWALVAIDLGVDTTTPAGEMIANSVANFSQFERRLIGQRTKDALAVKRAQGVRLGRPPVMPAKVVKRIEAMRKKGLSIRGIADALNEAGVPTAHGGARWHASTVQKVLGSRVGR, from the coding sequence GTGAGCGTGAAGGTCGTCGGTTACATCCGCGTCAGCACCTCGGAGCAGGCCGACTCCGGCCTGGGGCTGGAGGCCCAGCGCGCCGCGATCACCGACGAGGCCAAGCGGCGCGGCTGGCAGCTCCTTGACATCTACGAGGACGCCGGGGCGAGCGCCAAGACGACCGCGCGCAGGCCCGCCCTGGCCACGGCGCTCGACGCGGTGGAGAAGGGTGAGGCCGAGGCGCTGGTGGTGGCCAAGCTCGACCGGCTGTCGCGCTCGATGACCGACTTCACCCGGCTCATGGAGCGGTCCTGGAAGAAGGGCTGGGCGTTGGTGGCGATCGACCTTGGCGTGGACACCACGACCCCCGCGGGGGAGATGATCGCCAACTCCGTGGCCAACTTCTCGCAGTTCGAGCGGCGACTCATCGGCCAGCGGACCAAGGACGCGCTGGCGGTCAAGCGGGCGCAGGGCGTGCGGTTGGGGCGGCCGCCGGTGATGCCCGCCAAGGTAGTGAAGCGGATCGAGGCCATGCGGAAGAAGGGTTTGTCGATCCGGGGCATCGCCGACGCTCTGAACGAGGCGGGAGTACCGACCGCTCATGGAGGCGCGCGGTGGCACGCGAGCACGGTGCAGAAGGTGCTCGGGTCGCGGGTGGGCCGTTGA